Proteins found in one Zea mays cultivar B73 chromosome 1, Zm-B73-REFERENCE-NAM-5.0, whole genome shotgun sequence genomic segment:
- the LOC100194129 gene encoding Zinc finger protein CONSTANS-LIKE 15-like: MKSCGGGGADGQQCPCDYCGEAAAALHCRADAARLCVACDRHVHAANALSRKHVRAPLCAGCAARPAAARVSLGADPAFLCADCCEGCAAASAARVSVEGFSGCPSAAELAASWGLDLRRAAVAVGDDGDGGDDDDPFLSVLDYSVLGVGVADTDLRDLYVPCDPPRVPVPDAGARPLRGEALCDQLAEMARRDEADTSHAHPHSDLSPRTPRRTSAASSGRLPSGKMAPPAALPVPAHPPPAAPQEVPLPYTSLLMMASANCSDLIGGGDRVGDTDEQLLWDCAAPSVPPTQIWDFNLGRSRHHDEKSALEVGYGSNHGGFMIKSYSDMLKDISSGTTKDLEDIYDSRYCSTAEDIMSSNICQLSSKNVSTGSNKRKVRSCAASTMDGPTTSGNHNHVPASASGPGAALTREISFGDQTVSAPAAETERPAAVRIDSETLAQNRDSAMQRYREKKKNRRYEKHIRYESRKLRADTRKRVKGRFVKSTEALNAARYNG, encoded by the exons ATGAAGAGCTGCGGCGGGGGAGGAGCGGACGGGCAGCAGTGCCCGTGCGACTACtgcggggaggcggcggcggctctgCACTGCCGCGCGGACGCCGCGCGCCTCTGCGTCGCGTGCGACCGCCACGTGCACGCCGCCAACGCGCTTTCGCGGAAGCACGTGCGGGCGCCGCTCTGCGCAGGGTGCGCCGCGCGCCCGGCCGCCGCGCGCGTCTCCCTCGGCGCCGACCCGGCGTTCCTCTGCGCGGACTGCTGCGAGGGCTGCGCCGCCGCTTCCGCGGCGCGCGTGTCGGTTGAGGGCTTCTCGGGGTGCCCctcggcggccgagctcgccgcgtCATGGGGGCTCGACCTCCGCCGCGCGGCCGTGGCCGTgggcgacgacggcgacggcggcgacgacgacgaccccTTCCTCTCGGTGCTCGACTACTCCGTGCTGGGGGTGGGGGTGGCCGACACGGACCTGCGCGACCTCTACGTGCCGTGCGACCCACCGCGGGTGCCCGTCCCCGACGCCGGCGCGCGCCCGCTCAGGGGCGAGGCGCTGTGCGACCAGCTCGCGGAGATGGCGCGGCGCGACGAGGCGGACACGTCCCACGCGCACCCGCACTCGGATCTGAGCCCGCGCACGCCTCGCCGCACCTCCGCGGCTTCCAGCGGACGCCTGCCGTCGGGCAAGATGGCGCCCCCCGCGGCGCTGCCGGTGCCGGCTCATCCTCCTCCCGCCGCGCCGCAGGAGGTGCCTCTGCCGTACACGTCCCTGCTCATGATGGCGTCCGCCAACTGCAGCGACCTCATTGGCGGCGGCGACCGGGTGGGTGATACCGACGAACAACTGCTCTGGGACTGCGCTGCGCCCTCGGTGCCGCCCACCCAG ATATGGGACTTCAATTTAGGACGGTCAAGGCATCACGATGAGAAATCTGCTCTTGAAGTTGGATACGGTTCTAACCATGGCGGCTTTATGATTAAGAGTTACAGTGACATGCTTAAGGACATTTCTTCGGGGACAACGAAAGATCTGGAAGATATTTATGACTCAAGATACTGCTCAACCGCCGAAGATATCATGTCCTCTAATATCTGTCAGTTGTCATCGAAAAAT GTGAGCACCGGGAGCAACAAACGGAAGGTGAGGTCATGTGCTGCGTCGACGATGGAtggaccaacgacctccgggaaCCACAACCACGTACCCGCTTCAGCTTCAGGTCCAGGAGCAGCGCTCACCAGGGAGATCTCCTTCGGGGATCAGACGGTGTCCGCCCCCGCGGCCGAGACCGAGAGGCCTGCCGCCGTGAGGATCGACAGCGAGACGCTTGCGCAGAACAGGGACAGCGCCATGCAGCGGtacagggagaagaagaagaaccgcag GTACGAGAAGCACATCCGGTACGAGTCGAGGAAGCTGCGGGCGGACACGAggaagcgggtgaaagggcggttcGTCAAGTCGACCGAAGCACTCAACGCCGCCAGATACAACGGATGA